The Tamandua tetradactyla isolate mTamTet1 chromosome 23, mTamTet1.pri, whole genome shotgun sequence genomic interval CAGCTCTCTCCATTGGATGAATATTAACATGAACCCCAGGCtacaggaaactgaggccctgagaggTCTAGCCACCCCAGGGCCACCCAGCCAGGAAATACTGTAGTCCCGAATGATGAAATCCCAACTACAAGACTCCAGGCCCCAAGCTGGAAACCACTGTGCACTACAGCCTCTCTGCTCTCCTACTTCTGGTCACAGTCTCTTGGAGGCAGCAATTAGGTCCTCTTCTGTTCTGGACCCCACAGGCCCAACCCAGGGCTGATCTCAATGAATGGGCCACAGCACCCCTTTCCCCAACTAACACATGAGGCAGAGGCACTGCTAGAACTATTTGTGTCTATGTTGCAGGTTGGCAGGGAGCTCTTGCAGGGCACAGTTGGGGGGTTCCAAGCATGCAACAGTCTGTGCTTTCAGTCAATATTGTAACAGAGTGTATAACAATGATAACAGTTAAGGCATTATGTAGTTTCTATTTCCCAGGTAGTGTCTTCAGTTCATTATGTATTTGAAATAGGTTCTGGAGTTATCCTGGTTTGACAGGTAGAGACTGAGGCACCAGGAAGTTAGTAGAAGAATAAGACTCAACCCCAGGCAATTTGTCCCCAGAGCCTTCAGGTCATGCTGGAAGGCACAAACCAGTGCCCCAGGTCTTGGTAAAAGAATAAGACTGGAGTTCCAGTATAGTCACTAACCTGCACTATGCCTTCAGGTGTCCTCATTCTCCAACGGCTAAATAAGGCCATTAGCCTCCCTCCCATGGCTGCTATTACAAGAAACACACCAACTAACATATGTGAGGTGCCCACAGTAAAAGCTTGAATAAACTCATTCCATACATTGCTTGAGCACCTTGCCCTGTGCTGACACAAAGATAAAACAGACACACaatctgccccacccccagcaaccGGGGGGAATGGGAAAATGATTAGGTAAATGAAGGCTCACTGACATGCAAAGCCACTCTGCTCAGGAGGGGCACCAAGTGTTAGGGAAATTCAGTGAGGGAGGAGGAATTCTGTCAGGAGTGGAGTCAGGGAGGAAGGCAAGAGGCTTGGGAAGGTGACTGGCATTTCTGAATAAACACACTTCCAGGAagcagtggtggtggtgagagAGTACAGACAGAGGTACTGGAGGGGGCTCCAGGGAAGGAAGAAGGTATGTGCTGAGGCAGGAGGCTGAAGCATGGCTACCTCTGAGAAATAGGGGCTTTCTCAGGGATAAATGGGAATGATAAGGAGACTGTGCTCAGTAGGGggagagtgaaaagaaaatgagatcagCACAATGTTTGCCATGTACTGAACACTCAATAAATGACAGCTATTATAAGGAGGGAAGATGCTGGAGCCAGAGGGCCTGAGTTTAAATTCTTAGTTCTATCACTTCCTCCATATGACCTGAGGCCTCAGCATCCTCATCTGAAAATAGAGATAATAGTACCTACCCCACAAAGTTGTTGTGAGTGGTAAATGAGCTCATAAATGGAAAGCAGCCTGCGTGTGATAATCAGGGAAGTGTTACACTATGTACATATATctatacacacatacaccttAGAAGTGTTCCTTATTATTATCAAGATAAGAGCGACAAAGCCCAGAGAGGGTTAGAGCCCTGTGGCTCAGCATGTGAGGAGTGCCAGCAATGGAACCCTGACCTGTCCAGGCCACTCACCAGCGGCTCCAAGTCCGGCAGACTCTCATGCAGACACACAGCTCACGGGGCCCAAGATGCTGGAAGACACGAAGCCAGGCAGCCCGGGGCAGGGGGTGGTCGGATCCAGCAGCCAAAGGCAGCGTGTCAGGCTCAGGGCTTCGAGGTGGAGGCCGTACCACATGCCGCTCCAGCTGTGGGGGCCGGGGTGGTGGGGCGGGTCCCAGGGGCCAGCTAAGCAGGGGCCCCCCGCTGCCAGGGCGCACAGCCCGCCGCCCCCCGCGGTTCTCTTTCTCGCCTGAGCTGCCCCGGGCTGGCCGTCGCCCATTCCGGGCCTCGCCAGGGGCTTCATCCTCACTCAGCGATGTCCCTGATGAGTCAGAGTCTGAGTCTGAGTCGGATGAGGATGAAGAGGTATCAGGGACTCGCTCCAGAAGCTGGCACATCCGCTTGAAGCGCTCTAGCTTCTCCCTCTGTGGTGATGGGGACGGCACTGCTGGGCCCTCAGTAGAGGCCAAAGATGGCTTTGGTTTCTACAGGGAAAGGGTGAGGCTGTTTTAGGGACTGGCACTCCAtttcccaccccccagccccaagGAGTCACCAGGGAGTGAAGAGCCCAAGGGACAGTCCTTAGTTCCAGCCCTAATTCTGCTCCTGATCACTGTGATTTGCTGTGCCATTGTCCCTCTctggatctcagtttccttatctgtaacatGAGAGTGCTGATTCAAAACCATACAGGAAACCAGTTGGGTAGGGATTTGAACTTAGTTCTTTCCCCTTTCAGGTTTGGACCAGATGGGCAGAAAGGGCTCCTATAGCCTGGGCCCAACCCACTCTCCCCCTGCATTCCTTCCTAGGGGTTCAGACACCCATTGTGGCCTGGTGGAGCTGGGGCAGGATGAGGAGAGCAGGAAGGGACAGATCTCCTCTCCAGGGTGGAAGGTGGGGCaaggaaagggaggaggggggaggaggtcCCCGGCACACCTCCCAGTTCTCGGGAGGGAGCCCAGGGTGGCAGGATGAGAAAGCCTGGCTCGGATTCAGAACCCTGGGGGGAAGAAGGCCGGGGCCGCCTGGGTCCGATCCTCGGAGGAGGCAGGCATCTCCACCCACCTTCTTCAGGTGCCTCTCTCGGCCTCCTTTCACCTACCAGGGCAAGAGGGAGAcgtgggagaagggagagaccacatTAGCACTTCACCGCCCCTAAAACTAAGGTCCATGCCCTTCTTTTAGACTACAAATCCCAGAAGCCCCCCTCCCAGGGAGAACTCTGAGCATGCTCACCTTGCAACCAGTGTCTTAGCTCACTGAGCATGCTCCCATATCCTCTTTCTTCCCCCTCAGGCAATTTccagcccctccctcctcctctgtaGCAGCTAATTTGAGCatgctctctccctcctccctaaAACACCCAGGGCTCCCAGAACTCCTTTGACTGATATCAGTTCCCTTACCTGTCCCTCTTCTCCCCACTGAGCatgctcctccctccccccaacaGCTCCTGAACTACATCTCCCAACAACCCCTGGGGAACTCATGGAGTACTGCCTGGCAGCACAGCACCCTTAACCATTCCAGGACTACTGCTCCCAGAATCCCTTAAGACTTGAGCTAGTGAGCATGCTCCCTGGCTCACCTTTTtccttggggtggggggctcattccctgcctccctctccttTCGTTTTGGAGGCCCAGTCACATCCTCTTGGGGAGGGCCAGCAGGTAGGGGGCCCTTGCGCCTGGGAGGGGGCGGTGGAAGCGGCGGCTCCTCCGTCAGCTTCCATCCACTCCCTAGGCTGGCACCCTCCTCACCATTGTCAGCCCTGCGGCGGCCTGGTCCCTCTCCTGAATCCTGGGAAGATGGGGATTAGGGATGAGGTCTTGCACAGCTTCCTGACCACCACCTTCCCAGGGATCAGCCCCTGCCCCTACCTTGCTGGTCCGGCCTTCCTGGGTACAGCGAGGGCACTCCCAGCAGTTGGGGATCTCTGCATTGATAACACCCTCAGCCTTCCCCATCTGTAGGAAAAAAGGGTAGGGTGCCAGTAAACCCACAGGTAAGGGTCCCCCCACTTTCCTGCTTCCTGACAATCTGCTCTGCCCCAGAATCCAGGGTCCTCAGGGCTCTCACCTTCAGGCAGCCAGGGTGGACGATCTCATTGCAGATTGTACACTCCATGAGGCTTAAACCAaatttctcctcctctccctccaccgTGTCCTCCTTCCCAGCCTCCCCACACAAGAGGCACACAGCTGTGTGTGGGAGCACGGGCTGTTGGGGGAGAGGAGGTATCAGGCAACAGGGGAACAACAGGGGCGAGACCCTTCCTTCTGTGGAGATTTGTCAGCCACTGGGAGAGGAGGAAGATTTGGTAAATAGTTCAGGTCCCATGGGCCAAAGTTTGATTAAATCCTGAATTTGCTCATTTTGGGCTGTTTGACCTTGAAGAAACTATTTAACCTCTGTTTCTGCATCTGTACAATGGAACTGAGGCCTTATGGGCCTTTGGAAGAATGAGATAATATGAGGGGCACTCGATACATAGTTATCACTACAGTGACTGTTACAGCTGGATCCAGTGCCTGTGTGACCCTGAAACTGTATAACTGGCTTTGGGGAAAGAGAAAGACCACAGCTAAATATGACAGTGGGACTCAGAGAGGCTGGAGAGGGCATGGCAGCAACTTAGAGTGATTCTGAGATTACCCAATAGGCAGAGAGGAGCCCAAGGGTTGTTCCAGACCCCACACTGAGCCTGGTTTGAATGAGACCCAGTAAAGGCAGCTGGCTGGCTGTGGGGAAAACAGGAACAAACTTGGGACAGTATGGCTTTGGAGAGGGGAGTGTAATACTGAATCCTATGTGGGATACTGAAGGTTGTGAGGCAGGCTTAAGGAAAAAGCAGGTAGGGGGAAAAAAGTACAGGAAAGGGAGGCAAGGGGTTGTGgaacaaaggaagagaagaaaggggcTGGGGAGAGACCAACCAGGAAAGAGTGGCTGGaagagagggaggtggggagtgggtgtggggagggggatgCAGGATGCAGCTGGCTCGGCATGGCTGATGGAGAAGAGCTGCTCTCAGGAGCCCTAGGCAGCTCAAAGGATGAGGAAGGCAGGGAGGAAACCCATATTTCCCCgacacctactgtgtgctagacTTGGAGGAGCATGTTTATATCATGCTATTGTTCATTTTTACAACTTAGCAAAGGgaacattttacagagaaggcaCCTGAAGCTCAAAGTGATTTGTTCAAGGTTATGTGAAGGGTGAGCCTGGCCTTACTCAAATCTAAGCCTGCCCCGAGCAATAAGGAAAGAAGCCAGGGAAGGGCAAGACCTATTCACAGCAGTGGGTTCTGGGGAATGGCCTCCTTTTGCAGAGACACCTCTGGGGAGGGGTGCCACAGGAGTCAAACTTCCATGGGTCTGTGCCCCTGGAAGGCAGGAAAGACGTGAAGGTAAGGACTGGGATGGATTCCTCTGTGTACCGCAGCCTTGCCCCCAGCTTGAAGCAAAGGACTAAGATAGGTCTGGTGGACTTGAAAACAAtccagtgaatgaatgaaggaaaaagaataaatgaacaaacagcAAGTCTGCAGTCCACTTCGGGGAGGGTACTGGGGCCAGGTGGGAAAGCCTGCGGAGTGTGGTAGAGGGCAGAACTCACGGCAGTGCACTGCCGGAGCAGGCACGACTGCTTCATGCGCCCGGGGCCCCCGAACTTCTTCATGTCTCGGCAGAAGTGGCAGTCCCCGCACTCAGTTCGCACACAGGCCCGGCAGCGGCGGCAGCGGGTTCGGCGTCGGCGCGCTCCGGCCCCCGGCCCCCGGCTGCTCGACGACATTGGGGGCGTCAGCAACGCCGAGGGCTGTGGGTAGATGGTGGCAGGGTCAGGTGGGCCTATTGGGGCCCCTGGCCTGAGAGACTCCTGGAGGCCTCCCCTAACCCTTGATAGCCAGAGCTGGCCATCCTGCTCAGAAGGACAAGAGACAAGGAGGTCACTCCTCCtgttggggggcagggggcgaATGCTCTCTCTACTCAAGGCCTCTACacaggagacacacacacacacaccgcccccaggccccctccccaccaggAGCCAGGAGAAGAGGCTTCCTGACCTTGCTCCACTAACACTTCCTCAGTGCCTTCTTCTCTAGAGGGAAGAAATGGGCACTGGGTCCTCTCCTCTGACATCCCCACATGCAAGCTCCTTAGGAAGGCCAGGGGATCCTTCTCTCTGGAACTCCTCAGAGAGATTCCAACTCTTCCCCTATTATCCAAATGATGAACACCCCAGTCCTCCCCAATCTGAAATTCCCCAGATTTACCTCCAAGACACCCAcaaattgctgggtgggagctccagacttttctttctctctttctcatgcaCAGAGGACTCACCTTACCCCGACACAACCCCCATCCAATCTCTCTTGCCCCAAAATCTAGATATTCTCACAGCCCTGACACTAAGGATCCATTCTCCACCTCTCCCCAAATTCCCAGGGCTCTGAGAACCGCCTCCGCCCCCTCACATACTCCTTTGGAGCCCTTGCTAAGCTGAAGTTCTCAACCACTCTGCTCCCCACAGAGCTTCCTCTGCTCCATCCTCCCCTAGCGTCCCTCAGGTCAACCTGGGCAATCTCCCAGATTCCCCGGGGTTCTAGAATCCAGCCTGACATCTCCACACAGCTGAAGATGGCTTCAGACCTGAACCCCCCAGATTACCATCCTTAATTGTCTAGAATCCTCTGGCTCCCCTTCCCATAGAAACCAGATCCTCCAAGATCCCACAAGGATTCAGAAGGCCTAGAGGGTCTCTTCCCAGCCAGTCTTACCCCAGTTTTCCCCTTTCTGGGGACTTCCAGACCCATCCATTAGGGGAAGGGGCCCTCTAGCGCTccaggggaggggcctggggggCGGCGACTGCAGGCGAGGGTGGGGGTCTGCAAGGAGAAGCGGGTTCTAGGAAGGAAGGCCAGTTCCCCGGGGCTGGGCGGTCATAAGAAGGAGGGCTGGAGATGAGAAGGAGCCGGGAGTAGAGAGGGTAAGGCTGGGGGCGGGGAAGGTAGCGAGAGGCCGGGCTGAGGATGAATGGGAGTGGGAGCTGCCCAGGTCTTGGGGTGCGGAGGAGCCGCATGCACCCACCTCACACGTGTCCCGGGAgccatctctcccttctctgcagCTCCCGGCGGGTCGGCGGCCATCGGCGGCGGGGGCGCCGGGCGGCGCGGGGCGCGGAACGCTCAGAACGCCGGGGTCCACGGCCCCCCCGAGGGCGCTCGGCCCCTCCCTCCGGCGGAGGCCGGGACGGCGGCGAATGGAGATGGGGGGCGCCGGGGGCGAGGCCCTCCCACGGGCTGCGGCGCGGCCCTTCCAGGGGGAGGTCCTGCTCCGGGGGGCTCAGTCCCTCAGCCCCCCCAGGCCACCAGGGGCTCCTCGGGCGCAGGGTGCTCAGCTTCTGCCCTGGCCCCTCTCAGTCCGGGGTCCCAgtcccagctcccctccccctccccgcttCTCCCCAGCACCCCCGGCCCTTTAACTGGCCCCTTCCCGGCCCCCACTGCCCAGGGGTCCAGGGCCAGGCCTGGGCCCCCCCGCCGTTTCCGGGGTTCAAGCCCCGCCCACCGCCGGTTCCCGGGGAGGGGGGGGTCCTTGTAacctgcccccctcccctgggCCCGCCCCTGGACTGCGGCCCCCGGCCCTTAGGCTACGGGACGAGAGGAGGGGGTGAAGGAAGCTGCTCCGGCCCCGCCCCCCAGCCCGCGCGCGCCCCcgccctctccccttcccccagcgCGCGACCCTCGGGAGATAgggatttaaataaaatttgaataaatatctCTCCTCAGGCGGGACGATGGAGGGAAGGGAtggaggggggcgggggtggggggaacggGACAGTTGGGGTGTCTCAGCCCCCCTGGTCCCCCTGCCCCGCGCTGCTTCGGCCCGGGGCCCTGGCCGCCTCTCTCATCCCTCCTcagctccttcctccttcctcctctcttcccccacccctccctcctccttccctcctcctcctcctctttactccctccttctcccagaggaaccccgccccctgccccctcctgctCGCACCACCTCCACTTTCCAGGACGAACTCACGCAGGGCACGACGGAAGTCGTAGTCCTGCGGACACCTGTACTACCGTGGGAACAAGGAGGCGCTGGGGGAGGTGGAGACTACAAACAAGATGGCGCAGGGACCGCCGGCCGGACGCGGAGGCTGCCGGGAGTTAGAGTCCGGCACCCCGGAGGCTCCCCGTTGCGGAACATAGAGAAGTAGCGGGAACGGTGACTACAAACAAGATGGCCTTCTCCCCCGACCCGACCTCCTTCCCAGGCACTCACACGCCCTCTTGTCCACAACCCTCCGCGTGTGTGGTACCTGACGGGAGTCGCAGTCCATCTGCTGCCTTCCCGCTGCCATTTCTACTCGTCAGGAACAATGGAAAGGTGAAAAGAAACGAGGACTACAAGCAAGATGGCGGAAGAGGGGCGTACACCTGACTGGTAGTCGATCTTATGAGGTGCGATGGGAATAGTAGTTTTCTAGCCTTCTTTTGTTCCTACAGAATAGCGGAACCAGGAGAATAAGGAGACTACCATAAAGATGGCAGGCCACCTGGCCTCTCCCCATCGCTTCATTCCACCACCTTGGACACCTCGTCCTCCTGTAACATCAAATCTCCCACCCCGACGCACAGCACGACGGGAGTTGCAGTCTTCCCGGCTCCCCCGCTATTATCTTCAGCAGAGACAATGGAAAGGAAATGGGGCGGGGGTTTTAAGCGAAGATGGCGGTTCAAGGAAAGGGGAGACGGCCACATGGAATTTGTAGTCCACGCGCTAAAGCTACTCCCTGCGGAAATGGGGGAAAGGACTACAGCAAAGATGTCAGTCTACTCGGTCGCCTTTTGCGCCGGGGCCTTCTGGGGCACGTAGTCCCTGCTTTGGCTCTTCAGAAAAAGGACATTGGCCGTTGAAATATGCATCATCGCGGACACGCTAATTTGTGAGTCGACGGAAACGGAAAGCTTCTTTCCCCCACTCTCCACCACCCTATTCTGAATGGCCTGCCGGGAAATGTAGTCCCAAGCCATCATTCCCTAGCCCAGGGGGACAATTTATGTCACCAATGAGGAACGGTGCCGGCGGAGGAGAATAACCGCCGGGAAATACAGGAACACATCATGTCCGCCTCGCGTCATAGTTCAAGAGAAGGCTCTTAAGGGAGAGCAAAAGTAATCGGTACTGTCGCGACAAAGGATGCGAGCGTCTGTGCTGATGTCCCTTGAAAAGCTTTGGCGCCTCCCACCCAGTGATCCCAAGCCTCAGGGCACTAGGATCTTCAACTCGTGAGGGCCCCAGGGAGAAATGCTCTGGAgtcaaatttccttttttgggaAAGTCACCAAACCTCGCTCTTTCTTATcttaaaaatggagataatgatacCTACCTCGAAGCAGAATTTTAGGATTTAAGCAAGACAATGTCCAGGAAAGTGCCCTACTCAAGGTCTGCCAGGGGCATGTATGGATAGTTCCTTTTCCGTGGTCCTTTCCAGCTCGCCGATCTGGGATCCCCGGGATCCATGCTGCCCAACAGAGTTAGCTCCGGTGAAAAGAGAACTGTGGCGGGCAGGCTAACCCCATCTTGAGTACCcactcccaaccccaccccatcctcctGCATCCTCAAGCATCCACTACCGATCTCTGCTTCCAGGGGGCGTCCATTCTCTATTTGACTGAGGTCGTACAAACGGCCCAATTCCTCACCTTGCCCAGTCTCACCCCCTGCCTGCTCTTTAGCCAACCTTAGCGGCATCCCCCAAGACACCTCATCTGCCAAAGAAAATGGGGCTGCTTCCTACCTCTCCACCTCTGTGCCTTCTTACCTGCTTATTTAATCCTCCTCCTTTGCCTGGAAAACTCCTCTCTTCTTTCAGGCAAACTGCTCCAAGGCAGACTCCTGTGCGTCCCTCCCTCTTCTGTGTTTGGGAGGAGAGGATTTGAGGGCCCTGAGAACTGGTGGGTGTAGTTTTTC includes:
- the FBXL19 gene encoding F-box/LRR-repeat protein 19 isoform X1, producing the protein MSSSSRGPGAGARRRRTRCRRCRACVRTECGDCHFCRDMKKFGGPGRMKQSCLLRQCTAPVLPHTAVCLLCGEAGKEDTVEGEEEKFGLSLMECTICNEIVHPGCLKMGKAEGVINAEIPNCWECPRCTQEGRTSKDSGEGPGRRRADNGEEGASLGSGWKLTEEPPLPPPPPRRKGPLPAGPPQEDVTGPPKRKEREAGNEPPTPRKKVKGGRERHLKKVGGDACLLRGSDPGGPGLLPPRVLNPSQAFSSCHPGLPPENWEKPKPSLASTEGPAVPSPSPQREKLERFKRMCQLLERVPDTSSSSSDSDSDSDSSGTSLSEDEAPGEARNGRRPARGSSGEKENRGGRRAVRPGSGGPLLSWPLGPAPPPRPPQLERHVVRPPPRSPEPDTLPLAAGSDHPLPRAAWLRVFQHLGPRELCVCMRVCRTWSRWCYDKRLWPRMDLSRRKSLTPPMLSGVVRRQPRALDLSWTGVSKKQLMWLLNRLQGLQELVLSGCSWLSVSALGSAPLPALRLLDLRWIEDVKDSQLRELLLPPSDTKPGQTESRGRLQGVAELRLAGLELTDASLRLLLRHAPQLSALDLSHCAHVGDPSVHLLTAPTSPLRETLVHLNLAGCHRLTDHCLPLFRRCPRLRRLDLRSCRQLSPEACARLAAAGPPGPFRCPEEKLLLKDS
- the FBXL19 gene encoding F-box/LRR-repeat protein 19 isoform X2 → MSSSSRGPGAGARRRRTRCRRCRACVRTECGDCHFCRDMKKFGGPGRMKQSCLLRQCTAPVLPHTAVCLLCGEAGKEDTVEGEEEKFGLSLMECTICNEIVHPGCLKMGKAEGVINAEIPNCWECPRCTQEGRTSKDSGEGPGRRRADNGEEGASLGSGWKLTEEPPLPPPPPRRKGPLPAGPPQEDVTGPPKRKEREAGNEPPTPRKKVKGGRERHLKKKPKPSLASTEGPAVPSPSPQREKLERFKRMCQLLERVPDTSSSSSDSDSDSDSSGTSLSEDEAPGEARNGRRPARGSSGEKENRGGRRAVRPGSGGPLLSWPLGPAPPPRPPQLERHVVRPPPRSPEPDTLPLAAGSDHPLPRAAWLRVFQHLGPRELCVCMRVCRTWSRWCYDKRLWPRMDLSRRKSLTPPMLSGVVRRQPRALDLSWTGVSKKQLMWLLNRLQGLQELVLSGCSWLSVSALGSAPLPALRLLDLRWIEDVKDSQLRELLLPPSDTKPGQTESRGRLQGVAELRLAGLELTDASLRLLLRHAPQLSALDLSHCAHVGDPSVHLLTAPTSPLRETLVHLNLAGCHRLTDHCLPLFRRCPRLRRLDLRSCRQLSPEACARLAAAGPPGPFRCPEEKLLLKDS